The Spirochaetaceae bacterium DNA segment AAGTAGTGGAACTCCATCGCCAGGCCCTGACCGATGTAGCGATTGGGCAGCGGCTCGCCCGGCAGGCTGATGGTCAGGCCGACGCTCTGCCCGCCGGCCTCGGACGCGCCGCGATTGGCTGCCTCCATCATGCCGGGGCCGCCGCCTGAACACACGACCAGTTCGCCCTCCGCGCCCGACTCCCGCGCCCACGCGGTAACCCGGCGCGCCAGCACGCGGGCATCCTCGTAGTACTCGGCGAGACGAAGCTGATGGCGCGCGCGCAGGACGTCGGCTTGCGATGCGCCGGCCACCCGGCCGGCTGCCAGGTCGCCGAACCGTTTGCCGGCCTGTTCACGGTCGAGCGTACTGCTCGATCCGAAGAACACGATGGCGCTGCGGATGCGGCGCCGGCGCAGCCGCGCCTGCGGCTCCAGGTACTCTGCGAGGATGCGCAGCATGCGGGCGTCGCGGCCGCGCAGGAACGGCAGGTTCTCGTATGCCTTGTTCGGTGGGGTAGCCATGGGCCGGCGCCCGCACGGGCGCCACGTCACTCCTGTTGGTATGCCGGCAGCCGCTACCCGCGTATCCGTGCAGCGGACCCCTTGCGGCGCGACCCGAGCTTGTTTCGGTTGCCGCCGCCGCGCGGCGCGGATACCGCGCTCGGATGGGCACAGGCGGCGCCGCTCCAGTGGCGGCACCCATCATAGTAGCAGACCGGAAGCCCCACGACAGGGCAGATGTCCGGCCTGGCCGCGGCCGTGGTGCTCGCCGAACGTTCGGGGGCGGGGCCACCCGGTTTCGGCTTCGCTCGCCGCGCGCCGCCGGCCTTGGCCGGCAATCGGCCCGGTGTGGCGCGCTTTGGACGCGCGCCGCCGGCCGGTGACGGGAGCGGTTGTTGCGGGCGTTCCGGGCTGTCGCTGATGCCGGCGCCCCCGCTGTCGGGATCGTGGACGTCGGCGCGCGACGGCGGCGCATCTTGCAGGGTGGCGACCCGGGACAGCAGGCCCATAGTCTGAGTGTCGGCGCGCGCTACCGCGAAGTCGAGCGTCGCGCCGGACGCGCGGCCCCGTCAGGGCTGGCGGAGCAACACCTCGCGCATCGTGTGACCGATCGCGGACGGCGATTCGACCACGGCCGCGCCTGCCGCGCGCAGCGCTTCCTGCTTGGCGCGCGCCGTGCCGGCGGCCCCGGCGATGATCGCCCCGGCGTGCCCCATGCGGCGCCCCGGCGGAGCGGTCGCGCCGGCGATGAACGCCACCACCGGCTTGCTCATCGACGCCACGTATTCGGCCGCCTCCTGCTCGGCGGTGCCGCCTATCTCGCCGATCAGGACCACGGCGCCGGTTTCCGCATCCGCCTCGAACAACTCGAGCGCTTCCCGCTGCGAGGTTCCGATCACCGGATCGCCGCCGACGCCGACGCTGCCCGACTGGCCGATGCCGAGCCGCGACAACTGATCCACGGCCTCGTACACGAGGGTCCCGGAACGGGAGATCACGCCGACGTTGCCGGGGCGGTACACGTCGACCGGCATGATGCCGGCCCGGGCACGCTGCGCGGGAGCGATCACGCCGGGGCAGTTGGGGCCGATCAGCCGGGTCGCGGAGCCGCGCAGATAGCGCTTTACCTGCACCATGTCGCGCGTCGGAATGAACTCGGTTATGCAGATCACCACCGGAATGCCGGCGTCCGCGGCTTCCAGTATGGCATCGGCGGCGTACGGAGCGGGCACGAAGATCACCGACACGTTGGCCCCCTGCTCCGCCACCGCCGCACGCACCGTGTCGTACACCGGGGTGTCCTCCAGCCGCTGGCCGCCCCGGCCCGGCGTGACGCCCGCCACCACGGCGCTCCCGTAGGAGCGGCTGACGCGCGCCTGCAACTGGCCGGCACGGCCGAAGCCCTGCACCAGGATGCGGCTCGATGCGCCAAGCAGCACCGCCATTACGCGGCCCCTCCCCGGGCGGCAAGCACGGCGGCGCGCGCCGCCTCGGCGAATCCGCCGGCGCGCACCAGGTCGACCGCCGCGCGGTCGAGAATCTCCAACCCCTGCGTGACGTTGGTGCCGGCAAGGCGAACCACGGTGGGCTGTGGCAACGCGCCCTCCGCCTTCGCCGCCACCACGCCGGCGGCGATGATGTCGGTGCGCGCGAGCCCGCCGAAGATGTTGACCAGCACCGCGCGCACGTCGGGGTCGGCACCGATAATCCGCAGTGCCGCGACCACCGCCTCCCGGCGGTTGGCGGTGCCGATGTCCAGGAAGTTGGCCGGTTCACCGCCGGCCAGCTTGATCGCATCCATGGTGGCCATGGCCAGGCCGGCGCCGTTGACCAGGCAGCCGATGTCGCCGTCCAGCTTCACGTAGTTGTCGATCCCGGCGTCGTGCGCCTCCAGTTCGCGTTCCGCCTCCTGGCCGCGGTCGCGCAGCCGCACCAGCCCCGGCTGCCGGAACAGGGCGTTGTCGTCCACGTCGAACTTCGCGTCGCCGGCCAGCAGGGCGCCGCCTTCCGTGACCACCAGCGGGTTGATCTCGATCAGGCGCGCGTCGCTGCCCTCGAATGCGGCTACCAGCGCATCGATCAGCCGTACCGCCGGCGCCAGCAGCTCGCCTCCCAGGCCGGTGGCGAATGCCAGGGCGCGCGCCTGGTACGGCTGCAGTCCACAGGTCGGGTCGACATGCTGGCGGTGAATCGCCTCCGGGCGCTCGACCGCGACCTGTTCGATCTCCATGCCCCCCGCCGCCGACGCGATCACCATCGGCATCCCGGCCGCGTTGTCGATCACCACGCTCAGATACAGCTCGCGCGCAATGGCAACGCGCTCCTCCACCAGGACGGCGTCCACCGGAAGTCCGGCCGGGCCGGTCTGGTTGGTCACCAGCCGGATGCCCAGCAATTCGCCCGCCGCCGCCTGCGCGGCGCCCGGGTCCGCGGCCAGCCGGATGCCGCCCGCCTTGCCGCGCGCCCCGGTGTGTGCCTGCGCCTTGACCACCACCGGTCCGCCCAGGTCGCCGGCAACGCGCGCGGCGTCCTCGGCCGTGGCCGCGACGCGGCCGCGAGGCACCGCCACGCCGTAGCGCGCCAGCACCGTCTTGGCCTGGTGTTCGTGCAGCTTCAACTTCGCCGGTCCTTCAGGCCACCGGTGCGCCGATGCCTGCCAGTACGCGCCGCAGCGCGGAGGCGGCGACCGCGAATCGTGCCGGCGAGGTGCGTCCGTGGCTGGCCCCGGCCACGTCCAGGTGGGGCTCCAGCGTGAGAAAAC contains these protein-coding regions:
- a CDS encoding TIGR00730 family Rossman fold protein; protein product: MATPPNKAYENLPFLRGRDARMLRILAEYLEPQARLRRRRIRSAIVFFGSSSTLDREQAGKRFGDLAAGRVAGASQADVLRARHQLRLAEYYEDARVLARRVTAWARESGAEGELVVCSGGGPGMMEAANRGASEAGGQSVGLTISLPGEPLPNRYIGQGLAMEFHYFFMRKFWFMYLARALVAFPGGYGTMDELFEVLTLLQTRKVQRPVTVIVYGRDYWEEVVNFDKLREWGTISDRDLELIHVVNDVEEAFAILTSAITSPKAGKSG
- the sucD gene encoding succinate--CoA ligase subunit alpha; this translates as MAVLLGASSRILVQGFGRAGQLQARVSRSYGSAVVAGVTPGRGGQRLEDTPVYDTVRAAVAEQGANVSVIFVPAPYAADAILEAADAGIPVVICITEFIPTRDMVQVKRYLRGSATRLIGPNCPGVIAPAQRARAGIMPVDVYRPGNVGVISRSGTLVYEAVDQLSRLGIGQSGSVGVGGDPVIGTSQREALELFEADAETGAVVLIGEIGGTAEQEAAEYVASMSKPVVAFIAGATAPPGRRMGHAGAIIAGAAGTARAKQEALRAAGAAVVESPSAIGHTMREVLLRQP
- the sucC gene encoding ADP-forming succinate--CoA ligase subunit beta, with product MKLHEHQAKTVLARYGVAVPRGRVAATAEDAARVAGDLGGPVVVKAQAHTGARGKAGGIRLAADPGAAQAAAGELLGIRLVTNQTGPAGLPVDAVLVEERVAIARELYLSVVIDNAAGMPMVIASAAGGMEIEQVAVERPEAIHRQHVDPTCGLQPYQARALAFATGLGGELLAPAVRLIDALVAAFEGSDARLIEINPLVVTEGGALLAGDAKFDVDDNALFRQPGLVRLRDRGQEAERELEAHDAGIDNYVKLDGDIGCLVNGAGLAMATMDAIKLAGGEPANFLDIGTANRREAVVAALRIIGADPDVRAVLVNIFGGLARTDIIAAGVVAAKAEGALPQPTVVRLAGTNVTQGLEILDRAAVDLVRAGGFAEAARAAVLAARGGAA